A stretch of the Halomonas sp. CH40 genome encodes the following:
- the ureG gene encoding urease accessory protein UreG has protein sequence MTHCLRVGVGGPVGSGKTALLKQLCLALREYYDIAVVTNDIYTREDADFLLKHDALPADRILGVETGGCPHTAIREDASMNLAAIDDLQARHPKLELVLVESGGDNLSATFSPELSDLTLYVIDVSAGDKIPRKGGPGITKSDLLIINKIDIAEQVHASLEVMERDSKKMRGERPFVFTNLYDGVGLEEIIRFILDKGMLDERRPSAASA, from the coding sequence ATGACCCACTGCTTACGCGTAGGAGTCGGCGGCCCGGTTGGTTCGGGTAAGACCGCGCTGCTCAAGCAACTCTGCCTGGCGCTACGGGAATACTACGATATTGCCGTGGTCACCAATGATATCTACACCCGTGAAGACGCTGACTTTCTGCTCAAGCACGATGCCCTGCCAGCGGATCGTATTCTCGGGGTGGAAACCGGTGGCTGCCCGCATACCGCCATCCGTGAAGACGCCTCGATGAACCTGGCTGCGATTGATGACCTCCAGGCGCGTCATCCCAAGCTTGAACTGGTGCTGGTGGAATCCGGCGGCGATAACCTGTCGGCCACCTTTAGCCCTGAGCTTTCCGACCTGACCCTTTACGTGATTGACGTGTCCGCGGGTGACAAGATCCCACGCAAGGGCGGGCCGGGTATCACCAAGTCAGACCTGTTGATTATCAACAAGATTGATATTGCTGAGCAGGTACACGCCTCCCTTGAGGTGATGGAGCGTGATTCGAAAAAGATGCGCGGCGAACGCCCCTTTGTGTTTACCAACCTCTACGACGGCGTCGGACTTGAAGAGATCATCCGCTTCATTCTCGATAAAGGCATGCTTGATGAGCGTCGCCCATCCGCCGCCAGTGCTTGA
- a CDS encoding urease accessory protein UreF — translation MNMLTEPGVPAHQDDQLALLGLMQLVSPALPIGAFAFSQGLESAFELGWVEGETSLAEWLSGVLEDGLTRCELPLIARLYSAFERGDHAAVAEWDDWLAATRETAELAAEDSRLGASLKRLSGSLALLPDNNLLPEQAGYVTWFAYTAYLRGVPVHQAQLGFGWAWLENQLAVACKALPLGHTAAQRVLEVLRMELVAAVEQAQQLDDEYLGPALPGVALASALHETQYSRLFRS, via the coding sequence ATGAACATGCTCACTGAACCGGGCGTGCCTGCCCACCAGGATGATCAGCTGGCGCTGCTCGGCCTGATGCAGCTGGTCAGCCCGGCGTTGCCGATTGGCGCTTTTGCGTTTTCTCAAGGGTTGGAAAGTGCCTTTGAACTCGGCTGGGTGGAAGGTGAAACCAGCCTGGCCGAGTGGCTTTCCGGCGTGCTGGAAGATGGCCTGACCCGCTGTGAACTGCCGCTGATTGCGCGTTTGTACAGTGCCTTTGAGCGTGGCGACCACGCTGCGGTTGCTGAATGGGACGATTGGCTAGCGGCGACTCGCGAAACTGCCGAGCTGGCAGCCGAAGACAGCCGTCTAGGGGCTTCTCTCAAACGCCTGTCGGGCAGCCTGGCATTGCTGCCGGATAACAACCTGCTGCCTGAGCAGGCAGGGTACGTCACCTGGTTTGCCTATACCGCCTACCTCCGTGGTGTGCCGGTGCATCAGGCGCAGCTCGGGTTTGGCTGGGCCTGGCTGGAAAACCAGCTGGCCGTGGCCTGCAAGGCGTTGCCGTTAGGGCATACCGCTGCCCAGCGGGTGCTTGAGGTACTGCGCATGGAACTTGTCGCGGCGGTGGAGCAGGCCCAACAGCTTGACGATGAATACCTTGGCCCGGCCTTGCCCGGTGTCGCCCTGGCCAGTGCCCTGCACGAAACCCAGTATTCACGTTTATTCAGAAGTTAG
- a CDS encoding urease accessory protein UreE — MLKLIERLGPIDASAASDTLTLPFELRIRGRLKAQSDSGQPLGLFLDRGPVLRDGEGLKAESGEVIRVRAAIEPVVTARVSAGLPLARLAYHLGNRHVQLALGEDADGGWVRFPPDHVLEELAVLLGARLEHHDATFDSESGAYQGVGGHAHHHEHGHEHEHAHSHPHEHHHEHAH; from the coding sequence ATGTTGAAACTGATAGAACGCCTGGGGCCAATAGACGCAAGCGCTGCCAGCGATACCCTGACACTGCCGTTTGAACTGCGTATTCGCGGTCGCCTGAAAGCGCAAAGCGACAGCGGCCAGCCGCTGGGGCTGTTTCTCGACCGTGGCCCGGTGCTGCGTGATGGCGAGGGCTTGAAGGCTGAAAGCGGCGAGGTGATCAGGGTGCGTGCGGCCATTGAACCGGTGGTTACGGCAAGAGTCAGTGCCGGCCTGCCGCTGGCACGGCTGGCCTACCATCTGGGCAACCGCCATGTGCAGCTGGCTCTGGGTGAGGATGCCGACGGCGGCTGGGTACGCTTTCCGCCGGATCACGTCCTGGAGGAGCTGGCGGTGTTACTCGGCGCCCGGCTTGAACACCATGATGCCACCTTCGACTCCGAGTCAGGCGCCTACCAAGGCGTCGGTGGACATGCTCATCATCATGAACACGGCCATGAGCACGAACACGCACACAGCCACCCTCATGAGCACCACCATGAACATGCTCACTGA
- the ureC gene encoding urease subunit alpha produces the protein MKPVNKISRQAYADMYGPTVGDRVRLGDTELWIEVEKDATHYGDEVKFGGGKVIRDGMGQSQQHSEAVMDTVITNALILDWWGIVKADVGLQKGRIAAIGKAGNPDTQPDVELIIGPGTEVIAGEGKILTAGGIDAHIHFICPQQVEEALMSGITTMLGGGTGPATGSNATTCTPGEWHIGKMLQAVDEMPMNIGFLGKGNASLPEALEAQLEAGAIGLKLHEDWGTTPASIDNCLSVAERYDVQIAIHTDTLNESGFVEDTLAAFKERCIHTYHTEGAGGGHAPDIITACAKPYVLPSSTNPTRPYTVNTVDEHLDMLMVCHHLDPNIPEDVAFADSRIRRETIAAEDILHDLGVISMIASDSQAMGRVGESICRTWQTAHKMKVQRGLLPEDEALGADNFRAKRYIAKYTINQALTHGIAHEVGSVEVGKMADLVLWKPAFFGTKPAMIIKGGMIAAAPMGDPNASIPTPQPVHYRPMFGAFGRAASQTRVSFVSQAALDAGVKERLGLASPLAACKNVREIRKQDMKLNDACPELSVDPQTYEVHCNGELLTCEPATELPLAQRYHLF, from the coding sequence ATGAAGCCGGTCAACAAGATCAGCCGTCAGGCCTACGCCGATATGTATGGCCCCACCGTGGGTGACCGGGTACGCCTGGGCGATACCGAGCTGTGGATTGAAGTCGAGAAGGACGCTACCCACTACGGCGATGAAGTGAAATTTGGCGGCGGCAAGGTGATCCGCGATGGCATGGGGCAAAGCCAGCAGCATAGCGAGGCCGTTATGGATACGGTGATCACCAATGCCTTGATTCTCGACTGGTGGGGTATCGTCAAGGCGGATGTTGGCTTGCAGAAGGGGCGCATTGCGGCCATCGGCAAGGCCGGTAACCCGGATACCCAGCCGGATGTGGAGCTGATCATCGGCCCCGGTACGGAAGTCATCGCCGGGGAAGGCAAGATCCTCACTGCGGGTGGTATTGATGCGCATATCCACTTTATCTGCCCCCAGCAGGTAGAAGAAGCGTTGATGAGCGGCATTACCACCATGCTGGGTGGCGGCACTGGACCTGCTACCGGCTCCAATGCCACCACCTGTACGCCGGGCGAATGGCATATTGGCAAGATGCTGCAGGCCGTGGATGAAATGCCGATGAATATCGGTTTTCTGGGCAAGGGCAACGCCAGCCTGCCGGAAGCGCTGGAAGCCCAGCTGGAAGCGGGTGCCATAGGCCTTAAACTGCACGAAGACTGGGGAACCACCCCGGCGTCGATTGATAACTGCCTGAGCGTGGCCGAGCGTTACGATGTGCAGATCGCCATCCACACCGATACCCTTAATGAATCGGGGTTTGTCGAGGATACCCTGGCGGCTTTCAAGGAACGCTGCATTCACACCTACCACACCGAGGGCGCTGGCGGCGGCCACGCGCCGGATATCATCACCGCCTGCGCCAAGCCCTATGTGTTGCCGTCCTCCACCAACCCGACCCGGCCTTACACGGTCAATACGGTGGATGAACACCTCGATATGCTGATGGTGTGTCACCACCTCGACCCCAATATCCCCGAAGACGTGGCCTTTGCCGACTCGCGCATTCGCCGCGAGACCATTGCCGCTGAGGATATTCTCCATGATCTGGGGGTTATCTCGATGATTGCCTCTGATTCACAGGCCATGGGCCGGGTAGGGGAGTCGATCTGCCGAACCTGGCAAACCGCCCACAAGATGAAGGTGCAGCGTGGCCTCTTGCCGGAAGATGAAGCCTTGGGCGCCGATAACTTCCGCGCCAAGCGTTATATCGCCAAGTACACCATCAACCAGGCGCTGACCCACGGTATTGCCCATGAAGTCGGCTCGGTGGAAGTCGGCAAGATGGCGGATCTGGTGCTCTGGAAACCGGCCTTTTTCGGCACCAAGCCAGCGATGATTATCAAGGGCGGCATGATTGCCGCTGCCCCCATGGGCGACCCCAATGCCTCCATCCCCACGCCCCAGCCGGTGCATTACCGCCCTATGTTCGGTGCCTTTGGTCGGGCTGCCAGCCAGACGCGAGTGAGCTTTGTCAGCCAGGCCGCGTTGGACGCAGGCGTCAAAGAAAGGCTGGGGCTTGCAAGCCCCTTGGCCGCCTGCAAGAACGTGCGCGAGATACGCAAGCAGGATATGAAGCTCAACGATGCCTGCCCCGAGCTGAGCGTTGACCCGCAGACCTATGAAGTGCACTGCAATGGTGAGCTGCTGACCTGTGAGCCGGCGACCGAGCTGCCGCTGGCCCAACGCTACCACCTGTTCTAG
- a CDS encoding urease subunit beta codes for MIPGEYQLKDGDIELCAGRERITLEVANTGDRPIQVGSHYHFAEANPALVFERSKARGLRLDVAAGTAIRFEPGQTREVTLIPFVGKRHIYGFRGDVMGPLEMDAQQGDSQ; via the coding sequence ATGATTCCCGGTGAGTATCAGTTAAAGGACGGTGATATTGAGCTGTGCGCAGGCCGCGAGCGGATCACGCTGGAGGTAGCCAACACCGGCGACCGGCCTATTCAGGTGGGGTCGCACTACCACTTTGCCGAAGCCAATCCGGCACTGGTGTTTGAGCGCAGTAAAGCGCGTGGCCTGCGCCTGGATGTGGCGGCGGGCACCGCTATCCGCTTTGAGCCAGGCCAGACCCGTGAAGTCACCCTGATTCCCTTTGTCGGCAAGCGTCATATCTACGGGTTTCGCGGGGATGTCATGGGCCCCCTGGAAATGGATGCTCAGCAAGGAGACAGCCAATGA
- a CDS encoding urease subunit gamma translates to MELTPRDKDKLLLFSAAQLAERRRARGLKLNYPEAVALISFEIIEGARDGRSVADLMSYGREILSRDDVMEGVAEMVDEVQVEATFPDGTKLVTVHTPIS, encoded by the coding sequence ATGGAATTGACCCCACGCGATAAAGACAAGCTGCTGCTGTTTTCAGCCGCCCAGCTTGCCGAGCGCCGCCGTGCCCGTGGCCTCAAGCTTAACTACCCGGAAGCCGTGGCGCTGATCAGCTTTGAGATTATTGAAGGTGCCCGCGACGGCAGAAGCGTTGCTGACCTGATGAGTTATGGCCGCGAGATTCTCAGCCGTGACGATGTGATGGAAGGCGTTGCTGAGATGGTCGATGAGGTTCAGGTGGAAGCTACCTTTCCGGATGGCACCAAGCTGGTCACCGTCCACACGCCGATTAGCTAA
- a CDS encoding urease accessory protein UreD, translating to MSIAAVSGGPSLPTSGHRFDSERHWAASLALRFANRDEVTRLVQARHQGPLRVQRSFYPEGRTQACHVYVLHPPGGLVSGDALTIRADIEPGAHALLTTPAANKLYKADSQGVAWHQQTTLNVEDGGILEWLPQETIAFDGSKGTQRTHIALQGSARCLGWEVMALGRPASQLPYAFGRIEQHFRLTLDGKPLWLERQPLDPLHPRFSGRWGQGGATVQATLWAVGVSDASSAIDELRNTLPDNPRWAVTVRHGVLLLRYLGHCRNEAWALCEQAWQLLRPRWIARDAHTPRIWLT from the coding sequence ATGAGCATAGCGGCTGTGTCGGGTGGGCCATCATTGCCAACGTCCGGGCATCGTTTTGATAGCGAGCGCCACTGGGCGGCTTCATTGGCGCTGCGCTTTGCTAACCGTGATGAGGTCACCCGTTTAGTGCAGGCGCGCCATCAGGGGCCTTTACGGGTTCAGCGCTCCTTTTATCCGGAAGGCCGCACCCAGGCGTGTCATGTCTATGTCCTCCATCCCCCTGGGGGCCTGGTCAGCGGTGATGCCCTGACCATACGCGCGGATATCGAACCCGGTGCCCATGCGCTGCTGACCACCCCCGCCGCCAACAAGCTTTACAAGGCCGACAGCCAGGGCGTTGCCTGGCATCAGCAGACAACGCTTAACGTTGAGGATGGCGGCATTCTTGAATGGCTGCCCCAGGAAACCATCGCCTTTGATGGCTCCAAAGGCACCCAGCGCACCCATATTGCCCTGCAGGGCAGCGCCCGCTGCCTGGGTTGGGAAGTCATGGCGCTGGGCCGCCCGGCCAGCCAGCTCCCCTATGCCTTCGGGCGCATTGAACAGCATTTTCGCCTCACCCTGGATGGCAAGCCGCTATGGCTGGAGCGCCAGCCCCTGGACCCGCTTCACCCGCGTTTCAGTGGGCGCTGGGGGCAAGGCGGTGCGACGGTGCAGGCCACCCTGTGGGCGGTGGGCGTAAGTGATGCGAGTAGCGCAATTGATGAACTCAGAAACACCTTGCCGGATAACCCGCGCTGGGCGGTCACCGTGCGTCATGGTGTCCTGCTGCTGCGCTACCTGGGGCACTGCCGCAATGAAGCCTGGGCACTGTGCGAACAGGCCTGGCAGCTGCTGCGCCCGCGCTGGATAGCGCGCGACGCCCATACACCCCGTATCTGGTTAACCTGA
- a CDS encoding putative DNA binding domain-containing protein, whose amino-acid sequence MVKDEQALKETLYGLIERWEGEVVEFKRGVKGFSTSDLGKYFSALANAANLNDSDVAWLIFGVDDKTYAVVGSEYREASGTLEQLKMQIADGTEPGITFSAIHELVLPEGRVVLFKIPAAPMGMPIAWQGHYYARAGESLTSLGLDQLDAIRRQTDNTDWSAQVVPNATIEHLDVDAVDKARASFAKKYTNRFEHDEVKEWPLATFLDRAKLTVDGKITRSALLLVGKEEAAPLLSPHPAQLTWKLEGHERAYEHFSPPFLLTTTQLYQRIRNIQLRILPQDALLPVEVSKYDQKIVLEALHNCIAHQDYTRHARVVVVEKADRLVFENEGNFFDGQPSDYLEGHRVPRRYRNPFLTQAMAELNMIDTMGYGIHDMFARQAKRYLPLPDYDLSELGAVKLRLYGSVVDTSYSRLLIQKTDLALVDILALDRIQKKLPVADDAINRLKRAGLIEGRKPNFYVSAQVAGATSGQVGYIKTRAQDDEFYAKLLKDYLQKFGQANRAEINELLLDKLSDGLNDKQKYNKISSLLTKLRRRNVIVNKGSDTAPSWHLTESFQRDT is encoded by the coding sequence ATGGTAAAAGACGAGCAGGCACTCAAGGAAACGCTTTATGGCTTGATCGAGCGCTGGGAAGGTGAGGTGGTCGAGTTCAAGCGTGGCGTTAAAGGATTCTCTACCTCAGATTTAGGGAAGTATTTTTCAGCTCTTGCCAATGCTGCCAACCTTAACGACAGCGATGTCGCCTGGCTGATCTTTGGCGTTGACGACAAAACGTATGCGGTTGTAGGTTCAGAATACCGCGAAGCATCGGGCACGCTTGAGCAATTAAAGATGCAGATTGCGGATGGCACCGAACCTGGCATTACATTCAGCGCCATTCATGAGTTGGTACTACCAGAAGGGCGTGTGGTGTTGTTTAAAATTCCTGCGGCCCCGATGGGTATGCCAATTGCCTGGCAAGGTCACTACTATGCCCGTGCCGGAGAAAGCTTGACTAGCCTGGGGCTTGACCAACTCGATGCCATTCGCCGCCAGACGGATAACACCGATTGGTCTGCCCAAGTTGTTCCAAATGCAACCATTGAACATTTGGATGTCGACGCGGTAGACAAAGCCAGAGCATCGTTTGCCAAGAAGTATACGAACCGTTTTGAGCATGACGAAGTGAAAGAGTGGCCGCTCGCGACCTTTCTGGATCGAGCCAAGCTAACGGTCGATGGCAAGATCACTCGGTCAGCACTATTACTCGTGGGCAAGGAAGAAGCAGCCCCCTTGCTATCTCCCCATCCAGCTCAATTAACCTGGAAGCTTGAAGGGCATGAGCGTGCTTATGAACACTTCTCGCCACCTTTTTTACTTACCACCACCCAACTGTATCAGCGCATCCGTAACATTCAGCTGCGGATTTTGCCGCAGGATGCCTTGCTGCCCGTCGAGGTCTCTAAGTACGACCAAAAAATAGTGCTCGAAGCCCTGCATAACTGCATTGCGCACCAGGATTACACTCGGCATGCGCGGGTAGTCGTGGTTGAGAAAGCAGACCGTTTGGTGTTTGAAAACGAGGGCAACTTTTTTGATGGGCAGCCAAGTGATTATCTGGAGGGCCATCGAGTTCCCAGGCGCTACCGTAACCCCTTTCTAACGCAGGCCATGGCCGAGTTGAATATGATCGATACGATGGGCTACGGCATTCACGACATGTTTGCCCGTCAGGCCAAGCGGTATCTGCCACTGCCCGATTATGACTTGAGTGAGTTGGGGGCTGTGAAGCTGCGGCTATACGGGAGTGTAGTGGATACATCCTACAGCCGTTTGCTGATCCAGAAAACTGACCTGGCATTAGTCGATATCTTGGCGCTTGATCGTATCCAAAAAAAATTACCTGTGGCCGATGATGCGATAAATCGCCTTAAACGAGCGGGTTTGATCGAGGGACGTAAGCCTAATTTCTATGTTTCTGCTCAAGTGGCTGGGGCGACATCAGGACAAGTGGGGTACATCAAGACCCGTGCCCAAGATGATGAATTCTACGCGAAACTGCTGAAAGATTATCTCCAGAAGTTTGGGCAGGCGAATCGAGCAGAGATAAATGAATTATTGCTTGATAAATTAAGTGATGGCTTAAATGACAAGCAAAAATACAATAAAATTAGCAGTTTGTTGACAAAGCTCAGACGGCGTAACGTTATTGTCAATAAAGGTTCTGATACCGCGCCAAGCTGGCACCTGACAGAGAGCTTTCAAAGAGATACATAG
- the urtE gene encoding urea ABC transporter ATP-binding subunit UrtE: protein MLAIEQLNQFYGESHTLWDLDLEVPAGQCTCVMGRNGVGKTTLMKAIMGEVAVKSGQLRYQGKSGEIELTKKAIEARSRLGIGFVPQGRQIFPLLTVEENLRTGLAARSDGQKKIPERIYELFPVLKEMKHRRGGDLSGGQQQQLAIGRALVIEPRLLILDEPGEGIQPNIVAQIGQVIRQLIKEDGLTVLLVEQKLPFARKYADRFVIMDRGRPVAKGDIGELSNELIKQHLTV from the coding sequence ATGCTGGCAATTGAACAACTCAACCAGTTTTATGGCGAAAGCCACACCCTCTGGGATCTGGATCTTGAAGTGCCCGCTGGACAATGCACCTGCGTGATGGGGCGTAACGGCGTGGGCAAGACCACCCTGATGAAAGCCATTATGGGTGAAGTGGCGGTCAAAAGTGGCCAGCTGCGCTACCAGGGGAAGAGCGGCGAAATCGAGCTGACCAAAAAAGCCATTGAAGCGCGATCGCGGCTCGGCATTGGCTTTGTCCCCCAGGGGCGGCAGATATTCCCGCTGCTGACGGTTGAAGAGAACCTGCGCACCGGCCTTGCCGCGCGCAGCGATGGCCAGAAGAAAATTCCCGAACGCATCTACGAGCTGTTCCCGGTGCTCAAGGAAATGAAGCACCGCCGTGGTGGTGATCTATCCGGCGGTCAACAGCAACAGCTGGCGATTGGCCGCGCGCTGGTGATTGAACCGCGCCTGCTGATCCTTGATGAACCCGGAGAAGGCATTCAACCCAATATCGTCGCCCAGATCGGTCAGGTGATCCGCCAGCTGATAAAGGAGGACGGCCTGACAGTCCTGCTGGTGGAACAGAAGCTGCCCTTTGCACGCAAATACGCCGACCGCTTCGTGATCATGGATCGCGGCCGCCCGGTGGCCAAAGGTGACATTGGCGAGCTGTCCAACGAACTGATCAAGCAGCACCTGACGGTTTGA
- the urtD gene encoding urea ABC transporter ATP-binding protein UrtD, giving the protein MSFLQSLTTRDRVFDFMAPQTSPVDVRHGPILYMEDVTVSFDGFKAINNLNLTIDDGELRCIIGPNGAGKTTMMDIITGKTRPNQGSVWFGSRHNLLQMNEPDIASLGIGRKFQKPTVFEALSVFENLELAMAADKRILPTLTARLSGEIKDRIEEVLTTVGLMELRHRPAGILSHGQKQWLEIGMLLMQRPRLLLVDEPVAGMTEQEMERTAELLTSLAGQQSVVVVEHDMGFVRSIARKVTVLHQGSVLAEGSMDQVSSDPKVVEVYLGVDDEEAA; this is encoded by the coding sequence ATGAGCTTTTTGCAATCGCTTACCACCCGGGACAGGGTGTTTGACTTTATGGCGCCTCAGACGTCGCCAGTAGATGTGCGCCATGGGCCGATTCTGTATATGGAGGATGTCACCGTCAGCTTTGATGGCTTCAAGGCCATCAATAACCTCAACCTGACGATCGATGATGGCGAGTTACGCTGCATTATCGGCCCTAACGGGGCGGGCAAGACCACCATGATGGATATTATCACCGGCAAGACGCGCCCCAACCAGGGCAGCGTCTGGTTTGGTAGCCGCCATAACCTGCTGCAGATGAACGAGCCGGATATCGCCAGCCTGGGCATCGGCCGCAAGTTCCAGAAGCCTACCGTATTTGAAGCACTCAGCGTGTTTGAAAATCTCGAGCTGGCGATGGCTGCCGACAAGCGTATCCTGCCTACCCTGACGGCGCGCCTAAGCGGTGAGATCAAGGACCGTATCGAGGAAGTGCTGACCACTGTCGGGCTGATGGAGCTGCGCCATCGGCCCGCGGGGATTCTTTCCCACGGCCAAAAGCAATGGCTGGAAATTGGCATGCTGCTGATGCAGCGTCCGCGCCTGCTGCTGGTGGATGAACCCGTGGCTGGGATGACCGAGCAGGAAATGGAGCGTACCGCCGAGCTATTGACCAGCCTGGCAGGCCAGCAGTCGGTGGTGGTGGTCGAGCACGATATGGGCTTTGTGCGCTCGATTGCCCGCAAGGTAACGGTGCTCCACCAGGGCAGTGTGCTGGCCGAGGGCAGCATGGATCAGGTATCCAGCGACCCCAAAGTGGTGGAAGTGTATCTGGGTGTGGACGACGAGGAGGCGGCCTGA
- the urtC gene encoding urea ABC transporter permease subunit UrtC, producing the protein MDSAQRFWLTRPFFERATQLFLGVLLAALILVTVLHVMVPEGHPLYVSAFTVNLLGKYLSYALLAVSVDLVWGYLGILSLGHGAFFAIGGYAMGMYLMRQIGDRGTYGDPILPDFMVFLSWDSLPWYWLGFDMAWFAFLMVLLAPGLLALVFGFLAFRSRVTGVYLSIITQALTFALMLAFFRNEMGFGGNNGLTDFRELLGFDLRSDATRLGLFIATGVALALGYILCRAIVTSKLGRVSVATRDAEARTRFLGYRVERFQLFVFVVSAMLAGLAGALYVPQVGIINPSEFSPIFSIEIVLWVALGGRATLYGAVIGALLVNYAKTVFTGVMPDAWLFALGAMFVLVTVFLPKGVAGLFRYLKRKQGDDHSPKEAAA; encoded by the coding sequence ATGGATTCTGCACAGCGGTTCTGGCTGACCCGCCCGTTTTTTGAGCGCGCTACACAGCTGTTTCTGGGCGTATTGCTGGCGGCGCTGATTCTGGTCACTGTGCTGCACGTCATGGTGCCCGAGGGGCATCCGCTTTACGTCAGCGCCTTTACCGTCAACCTGCTGGGCAAGTACTTGAGCTATGCGCTATTGGCGGTGTCGGTGGATCTGGTATGGGGCTACCTGGGGATTCTCAGCCTCGGCCATGGGGCGTTTTTTGCCATCGGGGGCTACGCCATGGGCATGTACCTGATGCGCCAGATTGGCGACCGCGGCACCTATGGCGACCCCATCCTGCCGGATTTCATGGTATTTCTCAGTTGGGACAGCCTGCCCTGGTACTGGCTGGGTTTTGACATGGCCTGGTTTGCGTTTCTGATGGTGCTGTTGGCGCCTGGCCTGCTGGCGCTGGTGTTCGGCTTTCTGGCCTTTCGCTCCCGGGTCACCGGGGTTTACCTGTCGATTATTACCCAGGCGCTGACCTTTGCGCTGATGCTGGCGTTCTTCCGCAACGAGATGGGGTTTGGCGGCAACAATGGCCTGACTGATTTTCGTGAGCTGCTGGGTTTTGATCTGCGCAGCGATGCCACCCGGCTGGGTCTGTTTATCGCCACCGGGGTGGCGCTGGCGCTGGGCTATATCCTGTGCCGGGCGATTGTCACCAGCAAGCTGGGGCGGGTCAGTGTGGCCACCCGGGATGCCGAGGCACGCACGCGCTTTCTGGGCTATCGGGTCGAACGCTTCCAGCTGTTTGTGTTTGTGGTCTCCGCCATGCTGGCGGGCCTGGCCGGGGCGCTCTATGTGCCTCAGGTGGGCATTATCAACCCCAGCGAGTTCTCGCCGATTTTCTCGATTGAGATTGTTCTCTGGGTAGCGTTGGGGGGCCGGGCCACCCTGTATGGCGCTGTGATCGGGGCATTGTTGGTCAACTATGCCAAAACGGTGTTTACCGGTGTTATGCCGGATGCCTGGCTGTTTGCCCTGGGGGCCATGTTTGTGCTGGTCACCGTCTTCCTGCCCAAGGGCGTGGCAGGGTTATTCCGCTATCTCAAGCGTAAGCAAGGTGACGACCACTCACCCAAGGAGGCAGCCGCATGA